Within the Pseudomonas orientalis genome, the region GTTCCAGGACATGGGGGCTCCGATTGCTTGTTATTGGGCTGGGCTGGAGGGGGTAGCCACGACGTCGGCGCGCACGGCACGCACATCGAGGCTGATCTGATATTCGCTGTATTGGCGTGGCGGCACGTTGATAACGGCGCGCCATTGCGCACGGTCCAGCTCGCGGTAGCCCACCAGCAGGCCGATCTGCCGGGTGGCCGGGTCAAGGTCGCGCTGAATGCTCAGTTGTTGGCCGGGCTGGATCACCACTTCGTCCTGGTCCAGCAGGTCCAGGCCAAGCGTGGATTGCGCACGGTCAGCCAGGGCGAAGTAGTCGGAGCGCGCGAACGTCGCGGCGTTTTTCAGCTCGAAAATACGCACCCGAACTGGCGCGGGCTGCCCGCTGGCACCAGGGTTGAGCCCGGCGATCGCGTGAAAATGCAGCTCGACGGCGGCCGTGTCCGCTTCAGCTTCAGCGGCGGTTTCGGGTTTGGTCGCGTCTTTGGCACACGCCGTCAGCAGCAGCGCGGTGGCGGCTGCAAGTAAAAACCTGGGAATCATCCTGCGTCCTCAATGACGTGTTTAGCTATCCGTTTTATCCATTACTGCGACGCGGTTCAGCGTCGCTGTCGTGCACTGTGCGCTTCGTAGGCCCGGCTGAATTCGCGGCCGAACAGGTCCTGGAAATCTTCCTGGGCCTCGCGGG harbors:
- the tssJ gene encoding type VI secretion system lipoprotein TssJ; translated protein: MIPRFLLAAATALLLTACAKDATKPETAAEAEADTAAVELHFHAIAGLNPGASGQPAPVRVRIFELKNAATFARSDYFALADRAQSTLGLDLLDQDEVVIQPGQQLSIQRDLDPATRQIGLLVGYRELDRAQWRAVINVPPRQYSEYQISLDVRAVRADVVATPSSPAQ